A region of Antedon mediterranea chromosome 8, ecAntMedi1.1, whole genome shotgun sequence DNA encodes the following proteins:
- the LOC140056165 gene encoding probable 2-ketogluconate reductase, with the protein MSTELGQTILCESKLKKLFDLVEMLKCFQVVWLDEYLQRKDRFSKEIEGFICTKAGLIDKQFLDHLPNLKVVSICSAGFEGLDVSMLHRLNIRVSNVPHLVSESTADLTFALILATARQLRKNIQSSQHPDLEVRMSPQFTSLGTDVTGATLGILGMGSIGYCVAMRATGFRMNTFYYNRNRRPKLDEDCVNAKYCRSLDELLKLSQFLVISVPLTQETENMIGHRELALMKPSSILINVSRGCVVDTSALVEALNDGKISAAGLDVTEPEPLPYDHPLVHMDNVILSGHSGAATVEVRKQIFKQSLENLKAGFTSGPMNNEL; encoded by the exons ATGTCTACAGAATTAGGACAAACAATTCTATGTGAATCAAAGTTAAAGAAGCTGTTTGACTTAGTGGAAATGCTAAAATGCTTTCAAGTGGTTTGGTTAGATGAGTATTTACAGAGGAAAGATAGGTTTTCAAAAGAAATTGAAG GTTTTATTTGCACAAAGGCTGGTTTAATTGATAAGCAATTTTTGGATCATCTTCCCaatctgaaggtcgtgagtATATGTTCAGCTGGATTTGAAGGACTAGATGTATCCATGCTTCATAGATTAAACATCCGAGTTTCCAATGTCCCTCACCTAGTTTCAGAATCAACGGCCGATCTAACATTTGCATTGATACTTGCAACTGCAAGGCAACTTCGAAAAA ATATTCAGAGTTCTCAGCATCCTGATTTGGAAGTCAGAATGTCGCCACAATTCACCTCATTAGGCACAGACGTGACAGGTGCTACCCTGGGCATTCTTGGAATGGGTAGCATAGGTTATTGTGTAGCTATGAGAGCAACTGGCTTCAGAATGAACACTTTTTACTACAACCGAAACAGAAG GCCTAAATTAGATGAAGATTGTGTTAATGCTAAATATTGTCGCAGTTTAGATGAACTATTAAAGCTCTCTCAATTTCTTGTGATCTCGGTCCCACTCACCCAGGAGACCGAAAATATGATTGGTCATAGAGAACTGGCTCTTATGAAGCCATCTTCCATACTCATCAATGTTTCAAGAG GGTGTGTTGTTGACACCAGTGCTTTAGTAGAAGCTTTAAATGATGGAAAAATTTCAGCTGCAGGGTTAGATGTCACCGAACCAGAACCTCTGCCATATGATCACCCTCTTGTGCATATGGATAATGTTATACTGTCTGGTCACTCAGGTGCAGCAACAGTGGAGGTTcgcaaacaaatatttaaacaatcaTTAGAAAACTTGAAAGCTGGATTCACTTCTGGGCCAATGAACAATGAACTCTGA